From one Humulus lupulus chromosome 8, drHumLupu1.1, whole genome shotgun sequence genomic stretch:
- the LOC133798566 gene encoding uncharacterized protein LOC133798566 isoform X1, with amino-acid sequence MHLKVRGKWPNNSFDELLKLLKFAFLKDNKIPPTHYEAKKKLSKLGLGYQSIHVCKYDCSLFYNEHASKDSCHVCGRSRWVNEKKKGKKVPHKVMRYFPLTPRLKRMYSSRHTANDMLWHHTGRSIEDGVMCHPVDGSAWKDFDATHPDFAKDPRNVRLGLAADGFNPFGNMSLSYSMWPVILTNYNLPPWLCMKEEYFMLTLLIPGPKSPGKDMDVFLRPLVDELRQLWINGVDIRDGTRNELFKMRAALLWTINDFPARSSLSGWSGQGYKACPTCNEDTTSIRVIGKTSYVDHRRFLRSDHKYRRDKEFDGKVEKRNPPQQFTCQQVLDQVNALPLQVSGKHDRFGGVKRKRGAGESNWRKKSIFYELDYWSSNQLKHNIDVMHVEKNVCDNILGTLLDNDKSKDTTNARHDLKNMRVRKLLWIYEDANKRVMKPHAPYVFTFEQRRDFCQFLKGVKLPDGFCSNLKKKVTDNDSNIVGLKSHDCHVIMQ; translated from the coding sequence atgcatttgaaagttagagggaagtggccaaataactctttcgatgaattgttgaagttactaaaatttgcatttctgaaagataataaaattccccCAACACACTATGAGGCGAAAAAGAAGCTGAGTAAGTTAGGGTTGGGATATCAATCAATCCATGTGTGTAAATATGATTGTtccttattttataatgagcatgcaaGTAAAGATTCATGTCATGTGTGTGGGAGAAGCCGATGggtcaatgaaaagaagaaggggaaaaaggttccacacaaggtgatgcgttactttccgttgactcCCAGATTAAAGCGAATGTACAGTTCAAGACATACAGCTAATGACATGTTATGGCATCATACTGGGAGATCAATAGAAGATGGGGTGATGTGTCATCCGGTTGACGGGTCTGCATGGAAAGACTTTGATGCCACCCATCCTGATTTTGCAAAAGATCCTAGAAATGTTCGTCTAGGCTTGGCTGCTGATGGGTTTAATCCTTTTGGCAACATGAGCTtatcatacagcatgtggcctgtgattttgacgaactacaatctccccccttggctatgcatgaaggaagagtattttatgctaactctgcttattcctgggccaaaatcaccgggtaaagacatggatgtatttctaagacccttgGTGGATGAGTTAAGACAATTGTGGATTAACGGGGTCGACATAAGAGATGGCACAAGGAATGAATTGTTCAAGATGCGTGCAGCCCTTCTGTGGACAATTAACGATTTCCCTGCTCGTAGTAGCTTGTCTGGTTGGAGCGGGCAAGGGTATAAAGCATGTCCAACGTGCAATGAAGACACCACTTCCATtcgagtgattggtaagacatcgTATGTCGATCATAGGCGATTCTTGAGGAGTGATCATAAGTATAGAAGGGACAAAGAATTTGATGGCAAAGTTGAGAAAAGAAATCCTCCACAACAGTTTACTTGTCAACAAGTTTTAgatcaagtcaatgctttaccGCTTCAAGTGTCTGGTAAACATGACAGATTTGGGGGGGTGAAGCGCAAGCGAGGTGCAGGGgaaagtaattggaggaaaaaaagtattttctatGAACTTGATTACTGGAGTTCAAATCAGTTAAAACACAAcatagatgtgatgcatgttgagaagaatgtgtgcgaCAACATTCTTGGGACTTTGTTagataatgataaatctaaggacaccactaatgcaagacatgatttAAAGAATATGAGGGTTAGGAAATTGTTGTGGATTTACGAGGATGCCAATAAAAGGGTAATGAAACCGCATGCTCCATACGTGTTCACTTTTGAACAGAGGCGAGATTTCTGTCAATTTTTGAAAGGAGTGAAGTTGCCCGATGGTTTTTGTTCTAATCTAAAGAAAAAAGTCACAGACAATGactcaaacattgttgggttgaagtcccatgattgtcatgtgataatgcaatga
- the LOC133798566 gene encoding uncharacterized protein LOC133798566 isoform X2, whose amino-acid sequence MKDRYRNRKTLRQEHFEKYYNGPEDWDKVLNNPTNDVNKEEWKQICQLFTSPQFIALSIKNKENRKKQKYSTTQGTKSLAAVRFEKTNPDLIESWKDYHWKKSTNDFVNDDVRQDYEKLKADFELQTQQTSIDASNNDSPTSVDQVEVLQKVLGQRRGHVRGVGRKLKGSGSRSGSGSSSTQHSHFSESQVPPHHSREYIEKLENNLQKLTDQVNFLTQYFVPSFRPPNVQMPPVPDSDHISRASSSQPRAPTHPSMYGAAPSQHMVPPYMYGATPYPCPIPPSSQPSYPYMYGAGSSTLPPQYPWPMPPPQQSQPQPPQQPLQEDNREEDETADLGD is encoded by the exons ATGAAGGACCGATACCGTAATAGGAAAACACTAAGACAAGAACActttgagaaatactacaatggaCCGGAGGATTGGGATAAGGTTCTAAACAACCCAACCAATGATGTTAACAAGGAGGAGTGGAAGCAGATCtgtcagttatttacaagtcCACAATTTATTGCGCTCTCCATAAAAAATAAGGAAAATCGGAAGAAACAAAAGTATTCTACAACGCAGGGTACAAAATCGCTGGCAGCCGTCCGTTTTGAAAAA acGAACCCGGACCTCATTGAGTCATGGAAGGATTATCATTGGAAGAAATCAACAAATGATTTCGTGAACGATGATGTTCGCCAAGATTAT gaaaaactgaaggctgattttgagttacaaactcaACAAACATCCAttgatgcttctaataatgatagTCCGACATCAGTTGATCAGGTGGAGGTGCTACAAAAAGTGTTAGGCCAAAGGCGTGGACATGTGCGAGGAGTGGGCCGCAAATTGAAGGGGTCGGGGTCGAGGTCGGGGTCGgggtcatcatctacccaacactctcacttcagcgagtctcaggttcctcctcatcattcaagagaatatatagaaaaattggaGAATAATCTACAGAAATTGACTGATCAAGTTAATTTCTTAACTCAATATTTTGTACCTTCATTTCGTCCACCAAACGTTCAGATGCCGCCTGTGCCTGATAGTGATCATATTTCTAGGGCTTCATCTTCTCAACCTCGAGCTCCAACTCATCCTTCTATGTACGGGGCAGCGCCGTCTCAACATATGGTACCTCCATATATGTACGGAGCAACACCTTATCCGTGTCCGATTCCACCGTCCTCCCAGCCAtcgtatccctacatgtatggagctggatcgtccacattacctccccaatatccttGGCCGATGCCGCCACCGCAGCAATCACAACCCCAGCCACCGCAACAACCACTACAAGAAGACAATAGGGAGGAGGACGAGACAGCTGATTTAGGAGACTAG